A genome region from Candidatus Woesearchaeota archaeon includes the following:
- a CDS encoding HEPN domain-containing protein, which yields MIKLAKEGRLQAVEPSDEIKKAYLLRSDESLSSAKALLKIGNLKDSVALAYYSMYHCLLAALFRIGIKSENHMASIIFLKEIFDIDSSDIKKAKSERVDKQYYVDFSVGLEEAVNSIRVAEEFISKIHNLIAGLSEKSVVEYHKKAVGLFSDY from the coding sequence TTGATTAAGCTGGCGAAAGAAGGGAGATTACAGGCTGTTGAGCCAAGCGATGAGATAAAGAAGGCTTATCTGCTGAGATCAGACGAATCACTCTCTTCTGCCAAAGCTTTGCTTAAGATAGGCAACCTGAAGGATTCAGTCGCTCTTGCTTATTATTCAATGTATCATTGTCTTCTTGCAGCGCTTTTCAGGATAGGCATAAAATCAGAGAATCACATGGCGTCGATAATATTTCTTAAGGAGATATTTGACATTGACTCAAGTGACATAAAAAAAGCAAAATCAGAAAGGGTCGACAAGCAGTATTATGTTGACTTCTCAGTCGGTTTGGAAGAGGCAGTCAATTCCATAAGGGTGGCGGAAGAGTTTATATCAAAGATACATAATCTTATTGCCGGTCTTTCAGAGAAGAGTGTCGTGGAATATCATAAGAAGGCAGTTGGCTTATTCAGCGATTACTAA
- a CDS encoding nucleotidyltransferase domain-containing protein, with the protein MSQNIYNKIIEALLRSENHIRGLAKLINTNQTSIARKVNDLSKNNVVDFRQQGKNKVVFLKRSLEAKQSAYQVESQKLIETVRKYPSLRRVIEAIKQNNKISLAILFGSYAKGIARKDSDIDVYIETGDNGLKEEIQGIDSRISVKIGMYNKDSILIKEIEKNHVIIKGVELYYEKNKFFD; encoded by the coding sequence ATGTCACAAAATATTTACAATAAAATCATTGAAGCATTGCTTAGGTCAGAGAATCATATCAGGGGGCTAGCCAAATTGATCAATACAAACCAAACATCTATTGCAAGGAAAGTGAATGACCTGAGCAAGAATAATGTGGTTGATTTCAGGCAGCAAGGGAAGAACAAAGTTGTGTTCCTTAAGAGATCATTGGAGGCCAAACAATCTGCCTATCAGGTTGAGAGCCAGAAGCTTATTGAAACTGTTAGGAAATATCCATCTTTAAGGAGGGTCATTGAAGCGATTAAGCAGAACAACAAGATTAGTCTGGCGATTCTTTTCGGATCATATGCAAAAGGCATTGCAAGGAAAGATAGTGATATTGATGTCTATATCGAGACTGGAGATAATGGGTTGAAAGAGGAAATACAGGGCATTGACTCGAGGATAAGCGTCAAGATCGGCATGTATAATAAGGATAGTATCCTTATCAAAGAGATTGAGAAGAATCATGTCATAATTAAAGGGGTAGAGCTTTATTACGAAAAGAATAAATTTTTTGATTAA
- a CDS encoding aldehyde dehydrogenase family protein, with protein MRFQNFVRGEMQDSAEGVDLQVTDYSGKGVVATVPDSGRTELVEARIFAYNEGHKVDLLPLEDRIGLVHEMISRTLSDSRLLENVALVHGTPVNYLSGTADSLRTWADDLGRFVENVDRFSVERDGVHLSERSLVSPYFIVAAGNDEVYETPFIVGQSILGGAHAIIRPSANDIAAHILFEKIAEMGLPYLAQKLSWSSLSKPEMVQEALAFSKGFSIFSSNAAYERIVRTVVGDRVIKDLSIGRSSRRYGSGHSIAIVGNGADIDQAADELVYASARNKGNKCWAVTAVYVHEDVYDEFVDALENRAKGLKHGSPTNPKTDLPRFHESALRGILDSGLSPRFGRIFPDKNDIDLMIYELPSSKVLEAQEVSLPVIALLPYSTYIGAVKQIRDSMHVRGTDKLLSLGVFGTGELADYLSSRIPHDTLKLNMSLGVDVFKPHQGSYFLLDVMRK; from the coding sequence ATGAGATTCCAGAATTTTGTCAGGGGAGAGATGCAGGATTCAGCTGAAGGTGTAGATTTGCAGGTAACAGACTACTCAGGTAAGGGTGTTGTTGCGACTGTTCCTGATTCAGGAAGAACTGAACTTGTCGAAGCTAGGATATTTGCATATAATGAAGGTCACAAGGTTGATCTTCTGCCTCTTGAGGACAGGATTGGACTGGTTCATGAGATGATCAGCAGGACATTGTCAGATTCGCGTCTGCTGGAGAATGTGGCTCTTGTGCATGGAACTCCTGTCAACTATCTTTCAGGCACTGCTGACTCCCTGCGGACTTGGGCTGATGATCTTGGGAGATTTGTTGAAAATGTCGACAGGTTCTCTGTTGAACGAGATGGTGTTCATCTTTCTGAAAGATCTCTTGTTAGCCCTTATTTCATTGTCGCTGCTGGCAATGATGAGGTCTATGAGACACCTTTCATTGTGGGCCAGAGCATTCTTGGTGGGGCTCATGCGATAATAAGGCCTAGTGCGAATGATATTGCCGCTCACATACTTTTTGAGAAGATTGCGGAGATGGGATTGCCTTATCTTGCGCAGAAGCTCAGTTGGTCATCACTAAGCAAGCCTGAGATGGTTCAGGAGGCATTGGCATTCAGCAAGGGATTCTCAATATTCTCTTCAAATGCAGCTTATGAGCGGATTGTTCGTACAGTTGTGGGGGATAGGGTTATCAAGGATTTGTCAATCGGAAGGTCATCAAGGCGTTACGGTTCTGGTCATAGTATTGCCATAGTGGGTAATGGTGCTGACATTGATCAGGCTGCTGATGAGCTAGTTTATGCTTCTGCAAGGAATAAGGGGAATAAATGCTGGGCAGTGACTGCTGTCTATGTCCATGAAGATGTGTATGATGAATTTGTAGATGCTCTTGAAAACCGAGCAAAGGGTTTGAAGCATGGCAGTCCAACAAATCCAAAGACAGACTTGCCGAGGTTTCATGAATCCGCGCTAAGAGGGATTTTGGATTCCGGATTGAGTCCTCGTTTTGGTAGGATTTTTCCCGATAAGAATGATATCGATCTGATGATATACGAGCTTCCTTCATCTAAGGTTTTGGAGGCTCAAGAGGTTTCTCTTCCCGTGATAGCTCTTCTGCCTTATAGCACTTATATCGGAGCTGTTAAGCAGATAAGGGATTCAATGCATGTAAGGGGCACCGATAAGCTTCTGTCTTTGGGTGTGTTTGGGACAGGGGAGCTAGCGGATTATCTATCATCAAGGATACCTCATGATACTCTTAAATTAAATATGTCTTTGGGTGTGGATGTTTTCAAGCCGCATCAGGGTTCATACTTCTTGTTGGATGTGATGAGAAAATGA
- a CDS encoding FIST C-terminal domain-containing protein → MQGKHIKVGVGLSSQEDTKKCVEEAIKNSMADGDIKKPRFAFLFVHDSYNPYEVAEVANAHFGKDWVGTSADSQFNNKDGYIQKAIQAIVLDTDHMHFGVGYKEDYKENPQRSGEEAIKMALDKVHSDKIVDPYIQFRRAQTKSYNEIVKTPPYFIIDFSTGVEVVDGVMVPGMENEFLEGIFNVTGSHLPIVGQACSSDLDTFLHKNQTNLFLFADGKVLRHAALVVFVISNLHFSTNLANGYLMSNRVALATKLSPDGHKLEELNGKPALVEYSRLLDVDKEIVRKDPFKYTFEHPIGVIDTDGSLYIKEWMPFPDNDAMNVLMRLAPNSAITIVDYDQEKTINTIKEGIISAAEKAHATLDQGAISFVFDCCGRKAIIGQEINKEVDAAKKAHPALKVVGMHTFGEIGTVQNRQAQTVNQSVSLFVIYDKLLTE, encoded by the coding sequence ATGCAAGGCAAGCATATAAAAGTGGGTGTTGGATTAAGTTCTCAAGAGGATACTAAGAAATGCGTAGAGGAAGCGATCAAGAATTCTATGGCTGATGGCGACATCAAGAAACCAAGATTTGCTTTCCTGTTTGTGCATGATAGCTACAATCCTTATGAGGTTGCAGAAGTAGCCAATGCTCATTTCGGTAAGGATTGGGTTGGCACTTCTGCTGACAGCCAGTTCAATAATAAGGATGGATACATCCAAAAAGCGATTCAAGCTATTGTACTTGACACAGATCATATGCATTTTGGTGTCGGATACAAGGAAGACTATAAAGAGAACCCGCAGAGATCAGGTGAAGAAGCCATCAAGATGGCTCTTGATAAGGTCCATTCAGACAAGATTGTTGATCCATATATACAGTTCAGGAGAGCCCAGACAAAGTCTTATAATGAGATTGTCAAGACACCTCCTTATTTTATCATCGATTTTTCTACTGGTGTGGAGGTTGTAGATGGGGTTATGGTGCCGGGTATGGAAAATGAATTCTTAGAGGGGATTTTTAATGTGACAGGTTCTCATCTTCCGATAGTCGGTCAGGCTTGCAGCTCTGACCTTGACACATTCCTGCACAAAAACCAGACTAACCTATTCCTATTTGCAGATGGTAAGGTCTTGAGGCATGCAGCTTTGGTTGTTTTTGTGATTTCAAATCTTCATTTCTCAACAAATCTCGCAAACGGCTACCTGATGTCTAACAGGGTTGCTCTTGCTACCAAGCTGTCTCCTGATGGGCATAAGCTTGAAGAATTGAATGGGAAACCTGCACTGGTGGAATACTCAAGATTATTGGATGTTGACAAAGAAATCGTAAGGAAGGATCCTTTCAAGTACACTTTTGAGCACCCTATTGGTGTGATTGATACTGATGGATCATTGTACATCAAAGAGTGGATGCCGTTTCCGGATAATGATGCTATGAATGTTCTCATGAGACTTGCACCGAATTCCGCAATCACTATTGTTGATTATGATCAGGAAAAGACCATAAACACAATCAAGGAGGGTATCATATCTGCAGCTGAGAAAGCACATGCTACTCTAGACCAAGGAGCGATATCATTTGTCTTTGATTGTTGTGGGAGAAAAGCGATCATTGGCCAGGAGATAAATAAAGAAGTGGATGCTGCAAAGAAAGCCCATCCTGCTCTCAAAGTGGTGGGTATGCATACCTTTGGTGAGATCGGGACTGTGCAGAATCGCCAGGCCCAGACAGTTAATCAGTCTGTTTCGCTGTTTGTGATATATGATAAATTATTAACAGAATAG
- a CDS encoding HAMP domain-containing histidine kinase codes for MKRVLRIAGKVDGIIKFAIFGNELYRRNEALRQAYADLEETGRQRDELQNERVALLSSAAYGDFASTIAHELRSPLTVVVDRLKKMQRRLERGKAIPPQDLESALHGAGMIAQQLNQMEDYAQQRDEMASYDVNPFVIKMARYYDFKLRKAGFEFHFYDREGNSVIDEQGNPLPDATSQVAMVNPALFNFVLKNLFENAFQFARPDSRRIDIRTYECDDRIYFEFKDYGTGIPEDIQQRVFEPRFTTRDEPGIHGMGLSTVKSNIERMNGQISLESRLGEYTTFTISFEKAKTY; via the coding sequence ATGAAACGAGTGCTTAGGATAGCAGGTAAGGTTGATGGGATAATAAAATTTGCAATCTTCGGCAATGAACTTTACAGAAGGAATGAAGCTTTAAGACAAGCCTACGCTGATTTGGAGGAGACTGGCAGGCAGAGGGATGAACTGCAGAATGAGAGAGTTGCTTTGTTGTCTTCTGCTGCTTATGGTGATTTTGCATCGACCATTGCCCATGAGTTGAGAAGTCCTCTGACTGTTGTTGTAGATAGGTTGAAGAAGATGCAGAGAAGGTTGGAAAGAGGGAAAGCAATCCCCCCCCAGGATCTGGAATCTGCCCTGCATGGTGCAGGCATGATAGCTCAGCAGTTGAATCAGATGGAAGATTATGCCCAGCAGAGGGATGAGATGGCTTCCTATGATGTCAATCCATTTGTTATCAAGATGGCAAGATATTATGATTTCAAGCTGAGGAAAGCGGGATTTGAGTTCCATTTTTATGACCGGGAAGGGAATTCTGTAATTGACGAACAAGGCAATCCATTGCCTGATGCAACATCTCAAGTTGCGATGGTGAATCCCGCCCTGTTCAATTTTGTGCTCAAGAATCTTTTTGAGAACGCTTTCCAGTTTGCAAGACCTGATTCAAGGAGGATTGACATCAGGACATATGAGTGCGATGACAGGATTTATTTCGAATTCAAGGATTATGGCACGGGTATTCCTGAAGACATACAACAGAGAGTTTTTGAGCCAAGATTCACCACAAGGGATGAGCCTGGCATCCATGGAATGGGTTTATCTACTGTGAAGAGCAACATCGAGCGTATGAATGGTCAAATCTCATTGGAGTCAAGGCTTGGAGAGTACACAACATTCACCATTTCATTCGAGAAAGCGAAAACTTATTAA
- a CDS encoding nucleotidyltransferase domain-containing protein, with amino-acid sequence MLKKSNRQKLLNLFFTDPSPQYQLREICRKIRLSPKSVKNYLEELSKEGLIRITKHRVHEYPLYQANRDDPLFRLLKRNELILEIKETGLLDLLNDRYMPDVIILFGSASRGEDTNESDIDLFLQCKGDKTEFRSAEHQLNRKINLFFSEDFNKLSSELKNNIINGIKLRGYLKIWG; translated from the coding sequence ATGTTAAAAAAAAGTAACAGACAGAAGCTCTTGAACTTATTCTTCACAGATCCTTCTCCACAATACCAATTAAGAGAGATATGCAGAAAAATCAGATTAAGCCCAAAATCTGTCAAGAATTATCTAGAAGAATTAAGCAAAGAAGGACTCATAAGGATCACAAAGCACCGAGTGCATGAATATCCTTTGTATCAAGCAAACAGAGATGATCCTTTGTTCAGATTATTAAAAAGAAATGAGCTTATCCTTGAAATCAAAGAGACAGGATTGCTGGATCTCCTGAATGACAGATATATGCCAGATGTAATAATCCTGTTCGGATCAGCATCAAGAGGAGAGGATACAAATGAAAGTGATATTGATCTCTTCCTCCAATGCAAAGGTGACAAAACAGAATTCAGGTCAGCAGAACACCAACTGAACCGGAAAATCAACCTATTCTTCTCAGAAGACTTTAATAAGCTCAGCAGCGAACTCAAGAACAACATAATCAATGGAATAAAATTGAGAGGATATCTGAAAATATGGGGATAA